In a genomic window of Nodosilinea sp. E11:
- a CDS encoding HhoA/HhoB/HtrA family serine endopeptidase: MEKDESGRAPERASGRASGYSPVAKSLALMLLGAGIVTAGGQVFNAGGQPSTNAPATTEVFWDNGFWNNNSEAPAPEAGAQTAQVPGQGTPLAIAPSVSSPNVIADIVREVGPSVVRIDAARTVQNNVPPIFQDPRLRQFFGDSMPTPRGEQVRRGVGSGFITSADGQIITNAHVVAGADQVDVTLKDGRSYTGRVMGADSVTDIAVIKIEASDLPTVALSNSDEIQPGEWAIAIGNPLGLDSTVTAGIVSATGRSSRDVGVPDKRVDFIQTDAAINPGNSGGPLLNLNGEVIGVNTAIIQGAQGIGFAIPINTVQRISSQLIQNGRVEHAYLGIQMVNLTPELKQNINSNPNRPFSVEAESGVLIGRVMPNSPAAQGGLREGDIIVAIEGQPVRDSSTVQQAVERSTVGQNLSLTLRRDGREQTVTVRPGNLPSQ; the protein is encoded by the coding sequence ATGGAGAAAGATGAATCTGGACGTGCCCCTGAACGCGCTTCTGGGCGGGCTTCTGGGTACAGCCCCGTGGCTAAGTCACTGGCGCTCATGCTCTTAGGAGCCGGTATCGTCACTGCCGGGGGCCAAGTCTTTAACGCCGGGGGGCAGCCATCGACCAACGCCCCCGCGACTACAGAGGTCTTTTGGGATAATGGCTTTTGGAACAACAATTCTGAAGCCCCTGCCCCCGAGGCTGGTGCCCAAACCGCCCAGGTTCCTGGCCAAGGCACCCCCCTGGCCATTGCCCCCTCGGTCTCTAGCCCCAACGTCATTGCCGATATCGTGCGCGAAGTTGGTCCTTCGGTAGTGCGCATTGATGCCGCCCGCACAGTGCAAAACAACGTTCCCCCCATTTTTCAAGACCCGCGCCTGCGCCAATTCTTTGGCGACAGCATGCCAACTCCTCGCGGTGAGCAGGTGCGGCGGGGCGTTGGCTCAGGGTTTATCACCTCCGCCGATGGCCAAATCATCACCAATGCTCACGTGGTGGCTGGAGCCGACCAGGTTGATGTCACTCTCAAAGATGGCCGCAGCTACACTGGCCGGGTCATGGGTGCTGATTCAGTCACCGATATCGCGGTAATCAAGATTGAGGCCAGCGACCTGCCCACGGTCGCGCTCAGCAACTCCGACGAAATTCAGCCCGGTGAATGGGCGATCGCCATTGGCAACCCCCTTGGCCTAGACAGCACGGTCACCGCTGGTATTGTTAGCGCCACCGGTCGCTCTAGCCGCGATGTGGGCGTCCCCGACAAGCGGGTTGACTTCATCCAAACCGATGCCGCTATCAACCCCGGCAACTCTGGTGGGCCGCTGCTTAACCTCAATGGCGAAGTCATTGGCGTCAACACCGCCATTATTCAGGGAGCACAGGGCATTGGCTTCGCCATCCCGATCAACACCGTGCAGCGGATTAGCAGCCAGCTGATTCAAAATGGCCGGGTTGAGCACGCTTACCTGGGCATTCAAATGGTAAACCTGACGCCGGAGCTAAAGCAAAACATCAACAGCAACCCCAACCGCCCCTTCTCGGTCGAAGCCGAGTCCGGCGTGCTGATTGGCCGGGTCATGCCCAACTCCCCAGCGGCCCAGGGCGGTCTGCGCGAAGGCGACATCATTGTAGCGATTGAGGGACAGCCGGTGAGAGACAGCAGCACGGTGCAGCAGGCGGTAGAGCGGTCTACGGTGGGGCAAAATCTGTCCCTCACCCTGCGGCGCGATGGCCGTGAGCAAACCGTTACGGTGCGCCCTGGCAACCTGCCGAGTCAGTAA
- a CDS encoding TIGR04282 family arsenosugar biosynthesis glycosyltransferase, whose amino-acid sequence MSLFPIDESATYGLLMFTRYPEPGRTKTRLIPHLGAEGAASLQRRLSEYVLAEVTAAAQQLPLAVAVHFAGGSQGQMQGWLGDQVVYIPQSDGSLGERLEAAFRQAFELGRAGAIAIGSDCPALKTEHLAAALAALPQADVVLGPATDGGYYLIGLRQPQPSLFRAIDWGTDRVLAQTLAAATAQGLAVALLDPLTDIDRPEDLAQWEQILAQSNPVAG is encoded by the coding sequence ATGTCTTTATTTCCAATAGACGAGTCTGCAACCTATGGGCTGCTGATGTTTACCCGCTACCCAGAGCCGGGGCGCACCAAAACCCGATTGATTCCCCACCTGGGGGCGGAGGGGGCCGCCAGCCTTCAGCGACGGCTGAGTGAGTATGTGCTGGCTGAGGTGACAGCGGCAGCCCAGCAGCTTCCCCTGGCGGTAGCGGTGCACTTCGCTGGAGGTAGCCAAGGCCAAATGCAGGGCTGGCTAGGCGATCAGGTCGTCTACATTCCCCAATCTGATGGATCCTTGGGGGAGCGATTGGAGGCCGCTTTTAGGCAAGCGTTTGAGTTGGGTAGAGCAGGAGCGATCGCCATTGGCAGCGACTGCCCCGCCCTCAAGACTGAGCATCTGGCGGCAGCCCTAGCCGCTCTGCCCCAGGCCGACGTGGTGCTTGGCCCTGCTACCGATGGCGGCTATTACCTCATTGGGCTGCGGCAACCCCAGCCCAGCTTGTTTCGAGCCATCGACTGGGGCACCGATCGGGTACTGGCCCAAACCCTGGCGGCGGCTACGGCCCAGGGGCTAGCCGTAGCATTGCTCGATCCGCTCACCGACATCGATCGCCCCGAAGACCTGGCCCAGTGGGAGCAAATTTTGGCCCAGTCTAACCCGGTAGCGGGGTGA
- a CDS encoding rhodanese-like domain-containing protein, which yields MADLLRQGSLSLMLTPMNLVRVVAWSLVNRWVQRTFPDVPTVPPAGLADWLSQNSGPAPILLDGRRDDEFAVSHLPGAYSAPNIETALALDLERDRPIVVYCSVGYRSARLAAQLQAAGYSQVYNLLGSAFQWANQGRSLVSQAQPVATVHPFNPVWGLLLKPGRAHRLDD from the coding sequence ATGGCCGATCTCCTGCGCCAAGGGTCGCTGTCTCTGATGCTAACGCCGATGAATCTAGTTCGAGTCGTGGCCTGGTCGCTGGTGAACCGTTGGGTGCAACGAACATTTCCTGATGTCCCCACGGTGCCCCCCGCAGGCCTAGCAGACTGGTTGAGTCAAAATTCAGGGCCTGCCCCCATTCTGCTCGATGGGCGGCGCGACGATGAGTTTGCGGTGAGCCATTTGCCGGGGGCCTATTCTGCACCCAATATAGAAACCGCCCTGGCACTAGATCTAGAGCGCGATCGGCCCATTGTGGTCTACTGCTCGGTGGGCTATCGTTCGGCTCGCCTGGCGGCTCAGCTGCAGGCAGCAGGGTACAGCCAGGTGTATAACCTGCTTGGGTCGGCGTTTCAGTGGGCCAATCAGGGGCGATCGCTGGTCAGTCAAGCCCAACCCGTAGCGACCGTGCACCCTTTTAACCCGGTCTGGGGTCTACTGCTCAAACCGGGACGAGCCCACCGGCTAGACGACTAA
- a CDS encoding DUF547 domain-containing protein, whose protein sequence is MLDFTPWNSLLQTYVNDQGRVDYARWQQADLPTLEAWLDTLPNSLDGLNSEEALALLINLYNALTIRQVLQKYPIDSILPKLLGIPNWLSFSRFFSRSVYHLDGKPLSLNGLEHDTLRPQFKEPRIHFALVCGAVGCPILRNEAYLPDIVEAQLETDAHRFIHNPDKVRYDAEAGVLYCSKILKWYGKDFLQVAPSVPDYIGAYLAPNPPLSALTKVEYLPYDWGVNRQTPGSKN, encoded by the coding sequence ATGCTAGATTTTACCCCCTGGAATTCTCTGCTTCAGACCTACGTGAACGACCAGGGCCGAGTCGACTACGCCCGCTGGCAGCAGGCCGACCTCCCCACCCTAGAAGCCTGGTTAGACACCTTACCCAACAGCCTCGACGGGCTGAACTCAGAGGAAGCTCTAGCGCTGCTGATCAATCTTTACAACGCTCTGACCATTCGCCAGGTGCTGCAAAAGTACCCTATCGACTCAATTCTGCCTAAGCTGTTGGGCATTCCCAACTGGCTAAGCTTTAGCCGCTTCTTTAGCCGTTCGGTTTACCACCTCGACGGCAAACCCCTCAGCCTCAACGGCCTGGAACACGATACCCTGCGCCCCCAGTTCAAGGAGCCACGCATTCACTTCGCGTTGGTCTGTGGGGCGGTGGGGTGCCCCATTCTGCGCAATGAGGCCTACCTGCCCGACATTGTCGAAGCCCAACTGGAAACCGATGCCCACCGCTTCATTCACAATCCCGACAAGGTGCGCTACGACGCCGAAGCTGGAGTGCTCTATTGCAGCAAAATCTTGAAGTGGTATGGCAAAGACTTTTTGCAAGTTGCCCCCTCGGTACCCGACTACATTGGCGCTTACCTGGCCCCTAACCCGCCCCTGTCGGCCCTGACTAAAGTGGAGTATTTGCCCTACGACTGGGGGGTGAATCGGCAAACGCCTGGGAGTAAGAATTGA
- a CDS encoding TIGR04283 family arsenosugar biosynthesis glycosyltransferase, with protein sequence MSVSIIIPTWNEASCLGRTLSSLQTLNPPPQEVVVVDGGSTDDTVAIARTYSDRLPLTVMQAPTPGRSVQMNLGARAAQGDVLCFLHADTLVPDDLVDLLQGTLLNPAIACGGFISLMTGPVSIRWGISLHNALKTYYAPLLFRPHLFFARGLRLLFGDQVMFCRRADFFACGGFDPALPIMEEADLCLKLCRRGRIRQINRVVQSSDRRVAAWGALKANAIYLMIGLLWGLGVSATTLKRFYEEVR encoded by the coding sequence ATGTCGGTTTCTATCATCATCCCCACCTGGAATGAGGCCAGCTGTCTAGGCCGCACCCTGAGCAGCCTGCAAACCCTCAACCCACCCCCGCAAGAGGTGGTGGTGGTCGATGGCGGCAGCACCGACGACACGGTGGCGATCGCCCGCACCTACAGCGATCGCCTGCCCCTGACCGTGATGCAAGCCCCCACCCCAGGGCGATCGGTGCAAATGAATCTGGGGGCCAGGGCGGCCCAGGGCGATGTGCTCTGTTTTCTCCATGCCGATACGCTGGTGCCCGACGACCTGGTAGACCTGTTGCAGGGCACCCTGCTCAATCCTGCGATCGCCTGCGGTGGGTTTATCTCACTGATGACGGGTCCAGTCTCGATTCGCTGGGGCATTTCGCTACACAACGCCCTCAAGACTTACTACGCACCCTTGTTGTTTCGACCCCACCTGTTTTTTGCCCGGGGTTTGCGGCTACTGTTTGGGGACCAGGTGATGTTTTGCCGCCGGGCCGATTTCTTCGCCTGTGGTGGCTTTGACCCAGCCCTGCCGATTATGGAGGAGGCCGACCTCTGCCTCAAACTATGTCGCCGGGGCCGCATTCGCCAGATTAACCGCGTGGTGCAATCCTCCGATCGCCGGGTCGCTGCCTGGGGAGCCCTCAAGGCCAACGCCATTTACTTAATGATTGGGTTGCTCTGGGGGCTAGGGGTATCGGCCACCACACTCAAGCGGTTTTATGAGGAGGTGCGGTGA